One window of the Cotesia glomerata isolate CgM1 linkage group LG10, MPM_Cglom_v2.3, whole genome shotgun sequence genome contains the following:
- the LOC123273119 gene encoding BTB and MATH domain-containing protein 40-like, which yields MQVENTNSCSEITYKWDLPNEKISSLNWTASEYFNFPNNDNVKFCIYFKRYAGARLKVKKIGTLKETFDIELKIGDSKMQSTTLLGSKSFSDELIFKDINSKGPYRISCKVEFQGCNKYGNIYVPILNKMENYLFSSELSDVTIKVENETFSAHKIVLGKNSPVLETMLNSKKQKKCIISFKGFDKETVEEVLRFLYTGKVEKDNDSDLILKLLSFADKYQVKILMDFSETKLIKTLTADNVIEILVATDKYDLVDFKKNAIKFMIENKAYIEFTDAIKQINNSKVIWEFFFEQSGMKNSENDESSIGENDQDSFDSD from the coding sequence atgcaaGTTGAAAATACCAATAGTTGTAGTGAAATCACGTATAAGTGGGACCTACCGAAtgagaaaatttctagtttgaatTGGACAGCTTCGGAATATTTCAACTTTCCTAATAACGATAATGTGAAATTTTGCATATACTTTAAACGGTATGCTGGAGCTCGTTTGAAAGTCAAGAAGATAGGAACTCTCAAAGAAACATTTGACATTGAACTGAAAATAGGAGATAGTAAGATGCAAAGTACAACATTATTGGGTTCAAAATCATTCTCCgatgaattaatatttaaagatattaattcTAAAGGACCCTATAGAATTAGTTGTAAAGTAGAATTTCAAGGATGCAATAAGTATGGAAATATTTATGTTCCAATACTAAACAAAATGGAgaactatttattttcatcCGAATTGAGTGACGTCACTATAAAGGTTGAGAATGAAACATTTTCTGCTCATAAAATTGTATTAGGCAAGAACAGTCCTGTACTGGAGACAATGCTTAactcgaaaaagcaaaaaaaatgcattattAGCTTTAAGGGATTTGATAAAGAAACTGTTGAAGAAGTATTGAGATTTTTGTACACCGGAAAAGTTGAGAAAGACAACGACAGTGACTTAATCTTGAAATTACTTTCTTTCGCTGATAAGTATCAAGTCAAAATATTAATGGATTTTTCCGAaacaaagttaataaaaacCTTAACCGCTGATAATGTCATTGAAATACTTGTAGCAACTGATAAATATGATTTGGTAGATTTCAAGAAGAATGCGATCAAGTttatgattgaaaataaagcatACATTGAATTCACTGATGCAATCAAACAAATCAACAATTCAAAAGTAAtatgggaatttttttttgaacaaagtGGAATGAAGAATTCAGAGAATGATGAATCATCGATTGGTGAAAATGATCAAGATTCATTTGATAGTGATTAA
- the LOC123272762 gene encoding uncharacterized protein LOC123272762 — protein MSQQRYMNIKHEKNFKCNVGLKVRTWYLGILGFLIASLIIINNFITNQFNSSSIDHFANVSIQDNFIEREQRKISIVTNTVLGFIVHKQGCQIAELDPFNEFAKHFMETENPLECEFGNQLPLVESNDTAIFINPDTHNQYYNETETADCCWRIFERKKHQDNFVKYDPLCQKFNSSTTITAEFIKVECFKNSKQIYRDYHFFVPRKPNVEERCHVAEKKRKEERKKDETEKDDNNNENHLSILILGLDSVSRMNFHRMMPKTIETLKSMGAIEMMGYNKIGDNTYPNLVSVLSGLSEKEFRSNCWNNSKLPFDKCPLIWKNFSKSGYRTIFAEDACAMTTFNYLKPGFRNQPTDYYFRPYCVAAESDIGNTHKLNADLCVGTRKTFDNLLNYTKKVVKEFNGDRYFAFFWEASLTHDFFNYPQLGDLPYSESISYLNNQGFLNNTALIVMSDHGMRWGEFRQTYQGRIEGSLPLMFIILPEWWKKKFPLAVNNLQQNTVSLTTPYDFHETLMDFLYPENLTNQFIVSRIKNMLNDKNNSSFPRGISWFLTIPDERNCSTAGIPGHWCMCHKSTNISHDDSAVKNATDFIINELNTMIKKYPQCSLLKLSKVIDAKVWSAHGEEKDKDEERSLVPWIDYTIAIKTIPSNAIFEATVRHDNTGNSTIVGSIGRLNSYGKQSTCVDDFNMRLYCYCG, from the exons atgtcacagCAACGTTATATGAATattaaacatgaaaaaaactttaaatgcaATGTTGGCCTAAAAGTAAGGACCTGGTACTTGGGTATCCTAGGTTTCTTGATCGCttcgttaataataataaataattttattaccaatCAATTTAATAGTAGTAGCATCGATCATTTTGCCAATGTTTCGATACAag ataattttatagaaagaGAACAACGAAAAATTAGTATAGTAACAAATACAGTGTTGGGATTTATTGTTCATAAACAAGGATGTCAAATAGCAGAGCTTGATCCATTCAACGAATTTGCGAAACATTTTATGGAAACAGAGAATCCGTTGGAATGTGAATTTGGAAATCAATTGCCTCTTGTTGAGTCTAATGATACGGctatatttataaatccaGATACTCACAATCAGTATTATAATGAAACAGAAACCGCCGATTGTTGTTGGCGGATTTTCGAACGTAAAAAACATCaagataattttgtaaa atatGATCCATtgtgtcaaaaatttaatagctCAACAACTATAACAGCAGAATTCATAAAAGTtgaatgttttaaaaatagtaaacaaATATATCGTGactatcatttttttgtacCTCGAAAACCTAATGTTGAAGAAAGATGCCATGTTGCtgaaaaaaaacgaaaagaagaaagaaaaaaagacGAAACGGAAAAAGATGATAACAAcaatgaaaatcatttaagcATTTTAATTCTTGGATTAGATTCAGTATCACGAATGAATTTTCACCGTATGATGCCAAAAACTATCGAAACTCTTAAGTCAATGGGTGCCATTGAAATGATGGGTTATAACAAAATTGGGGATAATACTTATCCAAATCTCGTATCAGTTTTAAGTGGATTGTCAGAAAAAGAGTTTCGATCAAATTGTTGGAACAATTCAAAATTACCATTTGATAAATGTCCATTGATATGGAAAAATTTCAGTAAATCAGGATATCGAACGATATTTGCTGAAGATGCATGTGCAATGACAACATTTAATTATCTTAAGCCAGGATTCCGAAATCAACCAACAGATTATTACTTCCGACCGTATTGCGTAGCAGCAGAATCCGATATAGGTAATACGCACAAACTTAATGCGGATTTATGTGTTGGCACACGCaaaacatttgataatttattgaacTACACTAAAAAAGtagttaaagaatttaatggtGATCGttattttgcatttttttggGAAGCTAGTTTGactcatgatttttttaactaccCGCAATTGGGTGATCTTCCTTACAGCGAATCAATTAGTTATCTAAATAATCAAGGTTTCCTTAATAATACGGCACTTATCGTAATGAGTGATCATGGAATGCGATGGGGTGAATTTCGACAGACTTATCAAGGAAGAATTGAAGGTAGTCTTCCtctaatgtttattattttaccagAATGgtggaagaaaaaatttccattagcagtaaataatttacaacaaaatacTGTCAGTTTAACTACTCCgtatgattttcatgaaaCACTAATGGATTTTTTGTACCCCGAAAATCTAACCAATCAATTTATTGTTAGCcgtattaaaaatatgctaaatgataaaaataattcatcattTCCACGTGGTATAAGTTGGTTTTTAACAATACCTGATGAACGTAATTGCTCAACGGCGGGAATACCTGGACATTGGTGTATGTGTCATAAAAGTACTAATATCTCACACGATGATTCTGCTGTAAAGAATGCTACTGATTTCATAATCAATGAATTAAATACAATGATTAAAAAGTATCCACAGTGCTCATTATTGAAGTTAAGTAAAGTTATTGATGCTAAAGTATGGAGTGCTCATGGTGAAGAAAAAGACAAAGATGAAGAGAGATCGCTAGTACCATGGATTGATTATACAATAGCTATTAAAACCATACCGAGCAATGCAATATTTGAGGCAACAGTGAGACACGATAATACGGGTAATAGTACGATAGTGGGTTCTATTGGCAGACTCAATTCATACGGTAAACAAAGTACTTGTGTTGATGATTTTAACATGCGGTTATACTGTTACTGCGGTtaa
- the LOC123273118 gene encoding outer mitochondrial transmembrane helix translocase, producing MSLADGGALSRYEIFSLVAKLSLVTAFGFFGMRWMINQIDPITKTRKKTQEKAREQLAKLGITASIDTNQLTEYEMLIAANLIDPKDIPVSWNNIAGLDTIIQELKETVILPIRRKKLFEDSKLTQAPKGVLLHGPPGCGKTMIAKATARESGTCFINLDVGMLTDKWYGESQKLTNAVFSLAVKLQPCIIFIDEIDSFLRVRSSQDHEATAMMKAQFMSLWDGLITDPSCTVIIMGATNRPKDLDRAILRRLPATFHVGLPTVEQRTEILKLILKTEPIDTDVDIDKLSKLTEGFSGSDLHEMCRTASLYRVRDYSREHPNSFHDMLENANSDETLANTSSSNDEEYHDTLRPIVHDDLMTAFEKMRISKVKTGSLNNMSRFDLD from the exons atgaGTCTTGCGGATGGTGGAGCGTTATCACGCtatgaaatattttcattagttGCAAAATTATCATTAGTAACTGCATTTGGTTTTTTTGGCATGAGATGGATGATAAATCAAATTGATCCAATAACAAAAACCAGAAAAAAGACTCAAGAAAAG gcTAGAGAACAATTGGCAAAATTGGGAATTACTGCATCAATAGATACCAACCAATTAACTGAATATGAAATGTTGATTGCAGCTAATCTTATTGACCCTAAAGATATACCAGTATCATGGAATAATATTGCTGGGCTTGATACAATAATTCAAGAGCTCAAAGAAACTGTAATACTTCCAATtagacgaaaaaaattatttgaagattCGAAATTAACACAAGCTCCTAAG ggtGTGCTTTTACATGGACCACCTGGATGTGGAAAAACAATGATTGCTAAAGCAACAGCTCGCGAAAGTGGCACttgctttattaatttagatgtGGGCATGCTTACTGATAAATGGTATGGagaaagtcaaaaattaacGAACGCTGTATTTTCTCTAGCTGTAAAATTACAACCatgtataatatttattgatgaaattg ACTCATTTTTAAGAGTACGTAGCTCTCAAGATCATGAAGCAACTGCTATGATGAAAGCACAGTTTATGTCACTGTGGGATGGTTTAATCACTGATCCTTCGTGTACAGTAATTATTATGGGAGCAACTAACAGACCAAAAGATTTGGATCGCGCCATTCTCAGACGATTACCTGCGACATTTCACGTCGGCCTACCA ACTGTAGAACAACGCACAGAAATTCTTAAACTTATTTTGAAAACTGAGCCTATTGATACAGACGTTGATATCgataaattatctaaattaaCAGAAGGTTTCTCTGGATCTGATTTACATGAAATGTGCCGTACAGCATCATTGTATCGTGTTCGTGATTATTCACGAGAACACCCAAA CTCATTTCATGATATGTTAGAAAATGCCAACAGTGATGAAACTTTGGCGAACACAAGTAGTAGTAATGATGAAGAATATCATGATACTTTGCGGCCGATAGTTCACGATGATTTAATGACTGCGTTTGAAAAGATGAGAATATCCAAAGTAAAAACAGGCAGTTTAAACAATATGTCTAGATTCGAtttagattaa